From one Plasmodium yoelii strain 17X genome assembly, chromosome: 12 genomic stretch:
- a CDS encoding PIR protein produces the protein MAEFMCERLNNVWIDFPDTLTNGNYKFNGDELFNSYCNNNCKTELDKVNGICLWLFEKSFGNNSSFVNNAQSNINIVEYIIIWLSYMLSLKSHEGITNINDFYDKYIKNGEKYIKEINDVNDYKSYKDLIDKKQYLMNINKNVISKFYNALKSLCNMYNEFNDDDPDCKTYSEKAKEFIEKYKELNEDNNNTKDSPYNQILSTLSNDYNILKSKCNSDKSINFPSLPTFSRRSVIKSTLTSITFIFVAVSILLGISYKYSLFGFRKRSQKQHLRKKLKK, from the exons ATGGCTGAATTtatg tgtgaaaGGCTCAATAATGTATGGATTGATTTTCCCGATACATTGACTAATGGAAACTATAAATTTAATGGTGATGAACTTTTCAATTCatattgtaataataattgtaagACTGAGCTCGATAAAGTTAATGGAATATGTTTATGGTTGTTTGAGAAAAGTTTTGGGAATAATTCTTCGTTTGTGAATAATGCACAAAGTAATATCAACATTGTTGAATACATTatcatatggttaagttatatgttaagcCTAAAATCACATGAGGGAATCACcaatataaatgatttttatgataaatatataaagaatgGTGAGAAGTATATCAAGGAAATAAATGATGTTAATGATTATAAGAgttataaggatcttatagataaaaaacaatatttgatgaatataaataagaacgttatatctaaattttataatgcattaaaatcattatgtaacatgtataatgaatttaatgatGACGATCCAGATTGCAAGACATATTCAGAAAAAGCTAAAGAAtttattgaaaaatataaagaacttaatgaagataataataatactaaaGACAGTCCATATAATCAAatattgtctacattatcaaatgattataatattttaaaaagcaAATGTAATTCTGATAAATCTATCAATTTCCCATCTCTTCCAACTTTTTCACGAAGATCAGTAATAAAAAGCACACTAACTTCaattacatttatatttgttgcagtatcaattttattgggaatttcttataag tattcgctatttggatttcggaaacgatctcaaaaacaacatttaagaaaaaagctaaaaaaataa